From the genome of Flavobacteriales bacterium:
TTTCGGGCCTTTTCTGTATTAATTGTAGGAGAGTTTCATCCTCCTGAAGGTCTTGTCGTCAATGGATTCGAGTGCTTTTGAAACCGCATCATCCTCCGAGTTCATGACCCGATAGAAAGCTTCGGTCTGCCAAAGCGTTCTGGCCAACAGTGCCTTCAATCGCAATCGAATAATGTGGCCTGAGGTTTCCATACCTTCTTCCTTGCGTGTAGCGAAGTCTTTCTTCTCCTCTATTGCTTTTACCGCGTCAACAACTGCTTCCTCAGCCGATTCATCGTCAGAAACATCAGCAATCTCTTCATCAACGTCTTTCTTCTTAGGTGCCAAATTCTTCTCTGCAAAAGCAAAGAAATCATCCAAGAATTTTCCATCCACTTTGAAATCGCCATCGAATGTTTCGAAATCAGGATATTTTGAATTCAATTCTTCGCGGTTGGCATCCACGTATTCGTTGATGTACTGGTAGAACAATCCGTTTCGCAGAAGCTCCATCAGAAAATCTGAATTCTCCGATGTGTCGAGCGGAACGAAGATGTCTGGAAGAATACCTCCGCCTCCATAAACCTTCCGCTTGTTGTCGGTAAGAAACTCTTCCTGATCATTGACATGAATGCTGTCTGCGCTGAACAACTCGCCATTGTCGCGTCTGCGCTTTCCTTCATTGCGGTACTCGTCATTGCCTTCATCATACGGACGCTGAATACATCTTCCAGAAGGCGTGTAATATCTGGCCGTGGTCAGTTTCAACGTAGAGCCATCGCGTAGCTTGAACGGGCGCTGCACCAACCCTTTGCCGAAGGATCTGCGTCCAACGATCAACCCGCGATCATGATCTTGAATGGCACCAGAGACAATTTCGCTTGCAGATGCCGATCCTTCATCGATGAGCACCACCAATTTTCCCTTCTCAAATTTCCCTCGTGGTGTAGCGAAATGCTCCCGCTTCGGACTCGAAATACCTTCGGTATAAACGATCAATTCCTTATCGGATAAAAACTCATCCGACAGCTGAATAGCCGTATTCAGGTAACCTCCCGAATTACCTCGCAGGTCCAGCACCAGATGCTTCATTCCTTTGGGTTGCAATTCGGCTATTGCCTCATCGAACTCATCCATGGTTGTCTGGGCAAAACGGTTCAGTTTGATGTAGCCGACATCTTCATTGAGCATGTAGGAAGCATCGCAACTGAAAATCGGAATCTTGTCGCGGACGATCGTGTACTCGATAAGATCTTTCACGCCTCTGCGGTAGATCTTAACGCGCACTTTGGTGCCTTTGTCGCCTCGTAGTTTGTTGATCACATCGCGGTTGGTGATGCCAATTCCTGCAACCACCGTATCCTCGATCACCACGATCTTGTCTCCCGAACGGATCCCAAGTCGCTCTGACGGTCCGCCTGCGATGGGAGAAACCACCGCGATCGTGTCTTTAATAATGTTGAACTGAACTCCGATCCCTTCGAAGTTACCGCTCAACGGTTCGCTCATTTTCTGGTACTCCTCTGCGGTCATGTACTCGCTGTGCGGATCCAGATCTTTGACCATTCCAACGATGGCCTCATCCACCAACTTATCGTAATCGGGATGGTCTACATATTTGGTTTCGATGAGGTTGAGTACATCATCGAATTTCAGTTTGTATTCTTCTTTGATAGTGCGCTGCGCCCAGACGTTCGGCACAGTAAAAAGCAGCATCAACGCTGCAACGATCAGTCTTCTCATATCCTCAATTTTCCTTCAATGGAACGCTAAAGTCGCCAAAATGGTGCCAACTGCAAGTCCGAACTTTCTTAAATCTTGTGAATCCTTCAGATTGCGAAGAGATTGCATTGAACTGGCAATTCCTAATTTCGCCACTCGGAAACCTAAACGTACCGCTATGAATAAAGTTCTGTTCCCAACGCTTATGCTTGCTGCATTGTTCCTTTCATCTTGCGATAACTCCAAAAAAATGGTGGAAAACGAGTGGAAAGTGTACGATTCGGTGATTGAAAACGGGGATGTCATTTCGGCCATTGTCACCCTGAACAGAATTGTGGCCATTGACAGATACAATGCGGATGCGTTGGACACGCTTGCCATCCTTTATCTCAAAAGTGGTTCGAATGAGGCTGCATCAAAAATTGCGTTTCGTGCCTTGAACGTTCGTGAAAGCGATGCGTTGGTGCGCGTTCTGGCAAAAGCCAATAAGGGTCTGGGCAAGAACGATATTGCTTTGGAAAACTTCAGCAAACTGCTGGCAAAAGACCCGCAGAACCTTGAATATCAGTACGAGGTGGCCTATGCTTACATCAACCAGAAACGACTCAATGATGCCGTTCCATTGATCCAATCCATCATTCAGAATCCGAATTCAGGAAGCGAAGTGATGAAGGAATTCTTCGATGGAGGAAGTCAATTGCTTCCTTACCGTGCGGTGGCTTTCAACATGCTCGGTTTCATTCAGTCGCAAGCAGGACAGACCGATGCGGCCATCAAAAGCTATCAAACAGCATTGCAGATCTTCCCACGCTATTACTTGGCAAGCAATAACCTGAAACTCACTCAGGAACAGTTGAAAAAGAAGTGATCAGTGGATCAGGCGGAACAATCGGTTCCAACGGATCTTCTCTGAAAGTTTGGTCGCAGCCTGATCGATGGAAAGCCAAATGAAAACGGCCTTTCCTACGATGTGATCTTCTGGAACAAAACCCCAGAAACGGCTATCGGCCGAGTTGTGGCGGTTGTCTCCCATCATAAAGTAGTAATCCATTTTGAACGTGTAGGAATCAGCTTCCTTGCCGTTGATGTAGATGGTCGTTTCTTCGATTTTCAGGTCGTTGCCTTCGTAAAAGCCGATGATGCGCTCATAGATCGGCAAGTTGTCAATGGTGAGTTCAACCGTTTCTCCCTTTTTCGGGATGTTGATCGGGCCGAAATTGTCCACATTCCAGAAGAACTTTTTGTGAGCTGTTGATCTGAGTTCAGGATCTGAGTTCGGGAAAATATACTCCGCGTACGTTCCTTTCTCTGCGATGATCGGCTGTACCGACTGAACGTTATTCAGCTCCGCGATATGATCTTTCGCCTCATTGGTCATCGTCAGCGTAAAATCTCCATTGTTGGAAACACGACCACCTTCGGTAATGTCATACTTGCGCAGCACCAACTGATTGAAACCCGTGCCGTTGGTCTTTACCGCGTACGAGGTCTGCATCTTCTCAGGTCTGAAGGCTTCTTCACCATTGATGTACAGCACACTTTCGCGAACTTCCAACTCATCCCCAGGAATGCCCACGCAACGCTTGATGTAGTTCTCGCGCTTGTCCACAGGACGGAAACTTTCCATCGGATAATTGAACACGACCACATCGTTGTTTTTGATCTTCCCGAACCCTGGCAAACGATAGTAAGGCAGCTTTATCCACTCCAAATAGGCTTTAGTGTTGATGACTGGAATGGTGTGATGCGCAAATGGAAACGCCAGCGGAGTGATCGGTGTCCGCGGCCCGTAACTCACTTTGCTCACAAAGAGGAAATCTCCGATGAGCAGCGATTTCTCCATCGAAGACGTGGGAATGGTGTACGCCTCAATGAGGAACAATCGGATGATGGTTGCAGCAATGACCGCAAATACGATAGCATCTGCCCACTCACGTACAAAGCCTTTCTTTTTGGCAGGCTTCTCTTTCTTCCAAAATTTCCAATTCATGCCCGAAGTAACTGAACTAATGTTGATCTATTTGGCAAACCCCTCGAACTTAACATCCTTTAAGAGGTCACTCATGGTGAACACACCTTTTTTATCTGCGAGCCATTCGGCCGCAATGACCGCTCCTTTTGCAAAACCGACACGACTTTTTGCGGTGTGCATAATTTGAATCTGATCGATGTCGCAATCGTAGCTCACCACATGCGTTCCTGGAACGTTCTCCACGCGGTGCGAGATGACCTCCAACTCGTAATCTTTATCCGTTGGGTCATTCACCCAAACGTCTTTTCTGCTGAGATTGTCAATGATGTCGTTGGCCAGTTTGATGGCCGTTCCGCTTGGCGAATCGACCTTACCTGTGTGGTGCGTCTCATCAACTTTCACTGTGTATTCCTCATGGTCGTTCATCAGGCGCGCCAAAATGCGGTTCACCTCAAAGAACAGATTGACACCTACGCTGAAATTGGAGGCGTATAGAATTGAACGGTTGTGCTCGTGGCACACGTCTTTCACATGATCCAGCTGCCCGAACCAACCTGTGGTTCCCACCACAACTGGAACATTGGCATCAAAACATTTGAAAATGTTACTGACCACGCTGTGCGGCATCGAGAACTCAATGGCCACATCGGCCTGACGAAGAATGTCATCTTTCCCCACCCAATCATCAGGATCATTGAACTTGACAATGATCTCGTGCCCTCGTTGCAAAGCGATCTGCTCGATCTCTTT
Proteins encoded in this window:
- a CDS encoding PDZ domain-containing protein, which encodes MRRLIVAALMLLFTVPNVWAQRTIKEEYKLKFDDVLNLIETKYVDHPDYDKLVDEAIVGMVKDLDPHSEYMTAEEYQKMSEPLSGNFEGIGVQFNIIKDTIAVVSPIAGGPSERLGIRSGDKIVVIEDTVVAGIGITNRDVINKLRGDKGTKVRVKIYRRGVKDLIEYTIVRDKIPIFSCDASYMLNEDVGYIKLNRFAQTTMDEFDEAIAELQPKGMKHLVLDLRGNSGGYLNTAIQLSDEFLSDKELIVYTEGISSPKREHFATPRGKFEKGKLVVLIDEGSASASEIVSGAIQDHDRGLIVGRRSFGKGLVQRPFKLRDGSTLKLTTARYYTPSGRCIQRPYDEGNDEYRNEGKRRRDNGELFSADSIHVNDQEEFLTDNKRKVYGGGGILPDIFVPLDTSENSDFLMELLRNGLFYQYINEYVDANREELNSKYPDFETFDGDFKVDGKFLDDFFAFAEKNLAPKKKDVDEEIADVSDDESAEEAVVDAVKAIEEKKDFATRKEEGMETSGHIIRLRLKALLARTLWQTEAFYRVMNSEDDAVSKALESIDDKTFRRMKLSYN
- a CDS encoding tetratricopeptide repeat protein, whose protein sequence is MRLSTSSNFSLYSSLIVRCAQTFGTVKSSINAATISLLISSIFLQWNAKVAKMVPTASPNFLKSCESFRLRRDCIELAIPNFATRKPKRTAMNKVLFPTLMLAALFLSSCDNSKKMVENEWKVYDSVIENGDVISAIVTLNRIVAIDRYNADALDTLAILYLKSGSNEAASKIAFRALNVRESDALVRVLAKANKGLGKNDIALENFSKLLAKDPQNLEYQYEVAYAYINQKRLNDAVPLIQSIIQNPNSGSEVMKEFFDGGSQLLPYRAVAFNMLGFIQSQAGQTDAAIKSYQTALQIFPRYYLASNNLKLTQEQLKKK
- the lepB gene encoding signal peptidase I; the encoded protein is MNWKFWKKEKPAKKKGFVREWADAIVFAVIAATIIRLFLIEAYTIPTSSMEKSLLIGDFLFVSKVSYGPRTPITPLAFPFAHHTIPVINTKAYLEWIKLPYYRLPGFGKIKNNDVVVFNYPMESFRPVDKRENYIKRCVGIPGDELEVRESVLYINGEEAFRPEKMQTSYAVKTNGTGFNQLVLRKYDITEGGRVSNNGDFTLTMTNEAKDHIAELNNVQSVQPIIAEKGTYAEYIFPNSDPELRSTAHKKFFWNVDNFGPINIPKKGETVELTIDNLPIYERIIGFYEGNDLKIEETTIYINGKEADSYTFKMDYYFMMGDNRHNSADSRFWGFVPEDHIVGKAVFIWLSIDQAATKLSEKIRWNRLFRLIH
- the dapB gene encoding 4-hydroxy-tetrahydrodipicolinate reductase, whose product is MKIALSGYGKMGKEIEQIALQRGHEIIVKFNDPDDWVGKDDILRQADVAIEFSMPHSVVSNIFKCFDANVPVVVGTTGWFGQLDHVKDVCHEHNRSILYASNFSVGVNLFFEVNRILARLMNDHEEYTVKVDETHHTGKVDSPSGTAIKLANDIIDNLSRKDVWVNDPTDKDYELEVISHRVENVPGTHVVSYDCDIDQIQIMHTAKSRVGFAKGAVIAAEWLADKKGVFTMSDLLKDVKFEGFAK